In the genome of Chrysoperla carnea chromosome 5, inChrCarn1.1, whole genome shotgun sequence, the window ttttaaagatattttaacgaGACTGTGTTAAAATGTTGATGTGTCctcttcgttttttttttgtgggatATGAATATCTCGAATTCGCGCAACAGTTTAAATCATGTTTCGATTaaagtatgtttaaaattttttttacctgagAATAAGCTTGGTCGTAATTTTAGTGCGCCTGGCAACTGTTTATAAtagatttaaataatgtattgaatttttttttaatttttttatacagcaCGACCAAAGAAAACAACAGCTACCAAAAATGCTGCAGTGCCTTCTTCCACAACAAAAGAACGATCGGGTCGAACACGAAGTCGACCACTTGGCGGTTCAATATCACAACgtacgtttaaaaaattttgtaaacgtAAAGGAGCAAAGGacagaaattttcataaacgttaattaatataattaaccatgaaaataatgattatcAATGAAACTTAgaatgattgttttttaaacgttctgttaaatttaaaatcagttGCCACGGTTGAGGCTATTACAGGCTCAAAAACGGGAAGCATTTTCTGCCTCAGAAAAACTTTGGATCTATTGTCTCTTTTTCGCCAGGTTACTCTGGCATACTAAAATTTCAGAATAACACACAAATATTAATGGAAATCAATATTCCGGAAAAAGGCCCGAGGGCTCTTTCAAAAAagtaacattataaaatttctgtaaCTAGCTTCTGTTTCGTACAAAATCAAGGTGTTAAAATAAAGATTGATTTATAGCAACAAGCAGATCCGTGTCACCTAGCTtgcgaaataattatttatcacatGGTGGACGATTTCTACCACAAGATAATGATACATCAACACCAAGTCGACCTAGAAAGTTATCATCGTCACGTATACCACGTTCTACAAGTGTGTCACGTGACCATTCGAGAGAAACAAGTCCAACGCGTGGTAATTTATCATCACGTCATATGGGTGGCTATTCAAGTTTGTCATTTCGAGGTTCATCTGGTCCGGGTAGTTTACGGTGTACACCAAATCGTGATCATAGACCACCGATTAGTCCACATCGACCTCCAGTTATGGCACAGAAAATATTACAACAGAGTCGTGAAGCTGAGACAGCATTAGCTGCAGCACTAGTAAGtttacattttaaacttttcagaATTGGTCACATTGATAAATGGTATATTTACTTCGTGtaagcttaaaaattttaaataaacacttcttagaacaaaatataaacataatggCGCAGTCGTTAAAAAATCATTAGTTGTTTGTCTTAAGTACTTATGAATCTGATAATAATATGGAAGCACAGAGAAAATAAAAACGTTTGaaactataattaataacaaattttgaaatgttttttttttcttcttaataaaaatacaatgtttAACACTCAACAGACAGATCTGACAGATCGgggaaaattcaaattaaaacaacgcaaactacatatatttttcttttttttatagcaaacaGATCCATCTTTAGAATACGATTTCTTAAAATCATATTCTGGTAGAAAATTAAATCGTTCATTGGATAATCCATCAGACGATAGTGAAGCTTCTTCGGTGTGCTCAGAACGTTCTTATGATTCGTACCGACGACCAAGTGATGTAAGTATGACCATTTCTCCTAATCTTAAAGACATTTACGATTTAATTCAGAGAAAACGTGCGACGCATACTCATCGAATCGACAATCGAcggatattatttttcaatgacaATGAAACGAAATATTCTCTAATCGGACGAAAATACCCTAGTGCAGAATGGACTCACTCTAACGGAAGAGTAGaagtgaaaaatgattttattactgACCAAAAAAATATTGGAGGCTATTTTAGTAATTGTTATACACGTCGTCAAAGTGCTAGCGAAAATGAATTATCTTTTTTAGATGATGTAAGTCACTTCCCACAGTTTTACAATGTTCGTGTAAATGGAATATGAAGGTCGTCATAGTTtgggaaatgtattttttacgtttataaTACGGGGGTAGTCAAAAAGGATTCTAAttccaaaagttgtttacttgaccaataatacaaaagaatgaGATAATCTGATATCGAGAGCTTTTTCAAACgtgttcatttttattcatcgatttcattttttgttggaTCAAATTaacccaaaaatttgtttgtaaaaattagaatcaaaagtttttgatcaaaatttaatttttttatggattccctttttgtaaaatgtggaaaaatgaaaaattattttgtttgggTCCAGCTAATCTTGAATCTGCTgggactttttttttgtttttgtcataGCTTGAAGTTCTTTTCTCAGAGCTCAGATTTTGAAATTGGGAGGAGGGGTCTCCGTAAGACTTTGTGGAGAGTAAGGAGCTTACTCTTCTAATGTTAACAAAAACGCTACGCATGAAGCCTCGTGTTGGCAATTATTTTACTGTCATGGAGCCAAATTTCTAAATCAGGGTCTGTGTAAAGGAAAAAACGTATGTAGTAGCGAATGATGGACAAAGGCATTATTCTGAAAGGTGGTGGATGAAATAAATTTGTGAACCTATAATGTAAATTATCTACAATAGTTTGTCGCTCACAATATTTTATGGAATACCTTAATCTGGCTTATTTTATGtgtgattaaataatttatgtagatgttaattaatattctatGTTATGGAAATTAAAGTGGgaaataaatgttaatgtttGTAGTAgttattttgattgttaataaaattgttttgtctTATTCGCAACGAAAACGACCTCcaaaccttttaaaatatttttttcaaatattattactttaattgTTGTAACTTGCTGTAAAGCCTTATTTAGCCAAACTGATTCACCCTCATATAGAACAtatagaatttcaaaataaactgaaattttaattttcaaaaagttatctATTAACACTGGCATAAAGGTTAGTTAAAAATTAGCTTCACCCTCTCACCAAAATGCTAAAAAAGAAACCTTGGGGAGATTACGCCAAACACGAAGCAAGTTCCACTtggattaattcaaaaaaatattaattatcaaaataaaaataataaatttttgaaaattagaatATCAGTCTATTTCAGACATCTTGTACACAAtatgattgaaattttacagAGTTATTCATTAAGTGGTTCAAGAACACGATTAACTAGAGATCATTGGGATCCTATTCaaaaggtaattttaataaatgaatacaaAAGTGGCCCTGTCATCctcaaaaagataaaattaattttcgtttttattataggatataaatgaaattataaaattatgtgcAAGTGCAACATGGACAGAACGTAAAGAAGGTTTAATTGGTTTATGTCAGTACTTTAGTGatggtaaaatattaacaagttCACAGTTAAAGAAAGTTactgaaatttttccaaaaatgtttatgGATCAAAATACAAAAGTGGTGTCATTGTTTTTGGATACTTTAAATGAATTACTATTAGCACATCATAATGAATTACATGATTGGTTGTACATGTTATTACAACGGATCTTTAATAAATTAGGTATGTACATTCACACTATACATTGGAAGCGGTTTTGAATGTTATGCAATGTTTAGCAATTCTTTATTAACTATTGCATGTCTATATATACAATGGGTATCAAGTATGTCAAACATACCTCGTAATATAATAGTTCTTTGATCTTGGAAAGTACCTTGAATATCATTCAAGCCATTAGTTGAACGGCGTCGTTTAGTAAAAAGGTTAGGCTGTTAACTGAAGGTCTAATTAAGCTAGTTGACTACAACATATATAGTctcagtttattattatatttttttcttttttcaatacttTGGCATCTACATCTATAAAAAATctcacataaaaattattttgaagatgATAGGAAATCGACGGTAAACATTTCCGATTGATTATGAAGCCTTGTTCTAATAGCGCGTGGGTCAGCAAATCAGAAGCAGGGCTCTTCGTTAATTTTACTCATTGTTCTTGAATGTGATCGATTATAAATGcggtaatttaattttcatagttgtatgttttttttttgcaggtagtgaattattacaatcaatatacaaaaaaattgaacgtACATTAGACGTAATACGTGAAAATTATCCAATTGATTTACAAATGAATTCAATATTTCGTTATTTAACCGATCATACACAACGACCTAATTCGAAAGTAAAAATCACCATATTAGTCTACATTATCAGACTATGTGATAtatcaaattcgatcattttcgATAACAAAACATTAATATCACAAGGTATCGATAAAATTATCACATATACCgaagataaaaaatcatttgaagtACAAAATGTTGCACGGAATTGTTTAATTGCATTATTAAATTGCAATACGGCACAATTTATGATGTTATTATCAACGTTATCACGTGATCAACAAGATATTGCAGGGAATATAATACAAAGTTTACGTAATAAATCGGCTACAAGTGGATCATCATCACCAATTAAATCACCAACATTAATACAACGTGGTTCAGATATGGATCTTAGTACAGGACGAATACGTAGTGGAAGTACTGGTGGATTTACTAGTCGTGAAGATATACATAGAAGTTTACGTAATACCACAGcggaaatacaaaattatagttTTGATTCGGCAGGTATGTAGCAGATTGTAAATATTCGTTTGTTGGCTTTTTTTTCTTTGCTTCGACTGTATACCAACAAAATGGCGtagtcaaatttataaatatcgatTGTCAGCTCATTTATTTCTTTACTTCAATTGTACGCCAAGCATGGGCGTAGACAAGAGCTTTCACAGGGGGCGTTTCTTTGCTATCCTTtgctttacaattttaaatagggatcattcttattttttatttcgtacgTATTTTATAACTGTGGTCTACTTGCTTCAGTttcactttttttcattttcaaatcacTGTTCCAGAACCAAAGAAGGCAACCTTCCCTTAAACTACCTTGGCTACGCCTTCGTTGATGTAGAATAGTGTAATATTAGATTGTCTTAGCTTTGCTACACGATGCGTTCAATTTGGATATAGCGTTAATATTTCTATCCATTaccgaaattataaaaatgaagtttttgtaattatttaatatttttccctTCTATATCTTCGTAGTCCCTAAATtagacaattaattttattataattgatttacTCTAATTTTACTAATAACAACGCTTGCAATAATTAAAGGTAAACTCTGTATGTCCGTTCATTTTAAGTTATAACAACATTTCGTATTTTCAAGATATTCGTACTTttgtaaaaatacatacaagttcttttttttctagaaaattttacgTTCTTTTTCTGGGCAGTTTTAGTTTCTAATTTATCATGTAATATACTAACAATCTTGGGAATAAATGGGTCAATGTCTTTATTGATTAAAACTGTatgagattttaataaaatcatccgAAATGAGTGATCGCGGCTCATACGATATTTAAATTTCCCGTACGATGTAATGTAATATCATCTTCCaacattgattataaaattgaacGCATCATTTCTTGAGCACcgacttcttttttttaattgcatattatttatatttttttcacaatccGCTTTGGTGATGGGGGTACGGTACACTCGAACACATTTGTTGGTGATTGATGCAGATATATCACATATTGAACGTTGTAATACCCAAGATTCAGGCATATCACAAATGTCAACAGGCGGTGGACCAACACGTAACAATAATGGACACATGCATGGTGCGAACAGTAACAGTACAACAGGTACATTATGTTCACCCATTGATGACATCACAGATGGTTTACGAGACGTTACACTTTATTCAAATGATACAAACACAAATACAAATGGTGGACCTATGAGTTTACCAGCAACGACAACAAGTACAACAGGACCTAACGATATGATTGTTACAATTAATGGGTCATCAAATGTTGAAGAAGAACTATTTGTTAAGAAAATTGTATCTGGTGAAATTAGTGAGGATAAACTTGTTGAGGCTTTTAATCATTTAACGGCAATTATTAAATCGGGGCCACCACCATGTATTGTTGATAATGTCACATTTaggtaaatgtaattttaaattctcGATTTCATAaagagatttttatttaatgttaaaacatTTGTGTAATATCTGTCAGAATTTTTTAGGGAGGGAAAACCCTGACTTACATTGATTCGAAAAACGCCAAGGTCGAATGTCTACTTTGTGATTTGAAGGAGTTTCAAAGTTTTGgaattattaatgtaaaaattgtttgttgaaaaatattaccattttacgaatttgataaaaagttttaatagtcAAATAAAGTGGGAATAGCAGTCAAAAAAcgaatttgttttcaaaatagtatatttttataactactCTAAAATATTCGCTTATCTCTCAAATATGCGTAGGAAGCGGatataattttgtagttttgtaCTAAGCAAAACATCTCTTCTAAATCATAAAGAACTAGCTCTTTTTAATTATACCAGTTCTATGGTCAGAGTTCTAAACGGACAAACggttaaatttttgattcttttcttcggttatttttaatttaacattaagtACAAATCAAGGGTCGAATcggatttgaatttaaaatgacTGTATATATaaaggttgtttttttttctagaatgttattaaaaacgttattacattatttatcaCAAAAAGATAAAGAACAAATTCAGTGTGCGGTGTTAGAAGTACtagctgaaatatttaaatctgatcaattgcaacaaaattatttaggttATGTGGAATTAATTACTCTACGAATATTAAAAGTGCATGATACATCAAATATGGAGGTAAGTGGTGCCATTGTAGATACAGTGTGTTCCAAATTTATCGCATTAAACGAACAGAGTTATACATACAGAAAATACAATGT includes:
- the LOC123299738 gene encoding CLIP-associating protein, which codes for MAYRKPHTMDEFAKICIKGDTKLRQTVGTDLVAYLADDDNPIECEDIGAFIDALVQWTQGSNYKVAQNALEALTYICDRLKHDFWPYVSPVLPHAIDRLGDQKDCVRERAQLFILKLLQERVLQPQQLCDKLIECFTHKNAKVREEVLLCFINILNEHGPTNIQVNKLTPGISKLLSDPIPAVRDTALNTFVEIYKHVGDRLSQDLQKKNIIPSTKLKILLQRFQDIKDSDQLLPTAFIAGGHDYGTGPDDVDHAIPKPTKPVKRTISAPSTHRLAAGGSGSNVLNSANTMNQITPSSGSSSSQQAGAIDEESFLNSMEDVPTIAVISSKDVNEKALKDLGAIIGDKNMQWTKRIDGLKRIRSLLMCGAASYDDFHLYLRSLGPPLSLAATDGRSQVVRESCVTIAYMAKELGNKYEKVALVLLPNLINLIQNSAKVIATAGQLCLKQIFLYSQCPSFIPIIASHARESKSREIRRACCDFIGQIIRQWPPTTALRKQIPTISDTIKDGIADADNEARLISRKSFWSFNEVYPEAANILLKNLEPTYKRILLSTPGAGDHMSSSSSSSSLNQIPTHQSSATSTGGGGGYHLPTRSGTTSGDQTPRGAGMRSYTAIDLQAAQRAKARTQYAAMARQKIASGTASLQGDLSFEARPKKTTATKNAAVPSSTTKERSGRTRSRPLGGSISQPTSRSVSPSLRNNYLSHGGRFLPQDNDTSTPSRPRKLSSSRIPRSTSVSRDHSRETSPTRGNLSSRHMGGYSSLSFRGSSGPGSLRCTPNRDHRPPISPHRPPVMAQKILQQSREAETALAAALQTDPSLEYDFLKSYSGRKLNRSLDNPSDDSEASSVCSERSYDSYRRPSDVSMTISPNLKDIYDLIQRKRATHTHRIDNRRILFFNDNETKYSLIGRKYPSAEWTHSNGRVEVKNDFITDQKNIGGYFSNCYTRRQSASENELSFLDDSYSLSGSRTRLTRDHWDPIQKDINEIIKLCASATWTERKEGLIGLCQYFSDGKILTSSQLKKVTEIFPKMFMDQNTKVVSLFLDTLNELLLAHHNELHDWLYMLLQRIFNKLGSELLQSIYKKIERTLDVIRENYPIDLQMNSIFRYLTDHTQRPNSKVKITILVYIIRLCDISNSIIFDNKTLISQGIDKIITYTEDKKSFEVQNVARNCLIALLNCNTAQFMMLLSTLSRDQQDIAGNIIQSLRNKSATSGSSSPIKSPTLIQRGSDMDLSTGRIRSGSTGGFTSREDIHRSLRNTTAEIQNYSFDSADISHIERCNTQDSGISQMSTGGGPTRNNNGHMHGANSNSTTGTLCSPIDDITDGLRDVTLYSNDTNTNTNGGPMSLPATTTSTTGPNDMIVTINGSSNVEEELFVKKIVSGEISEDKLVEAFNHLTAIIKSGPPPCIVDNVTFRMLLKTLLHYLSQKDKEQIQCAVLEVLAEIFKSDQLQQNYLGYVELITLRILKVHDTSNMEVIRHAEQTAAAMTKFPLSTVVQVINPVITTSENCPSIIEGCLKMLTKMVEANGATQLNNELLNLIVPNVIKAYDHNESPVRKCAVFCLVVIHRAAGEEIMKPHLSKLNCVKLKLLDLYIQRAKSNSSVPTSPKNNNNTTKTTSSSSANATTTTTSSTTSTIVSTS